A genome region from Bradyrhizobium commune includes the following:
- a CDS encoding helix-turn-helix transcriptional regulator, translating into MEFLTTSEAADYLRLGERKLYELVTNGAIPCTKVTGKWLFPRHELDLWVLSGLARPAGMLTAEPPPVVGGSQDELLDWSLRESGSGLGSMSEGSVRGLERLQRDEVMAVAVHFHSLDASGNLASDASVTALRDAPDLHDAVLVAFVRREQGLVLPPGNPKRLRGLSDVLALGARMAMRQQGTGAQMLLDMLLTRAGASARDLRRVDPPALTGPDLAEIVRAGQADCGVATRAAARSAGLDFVPLVWENFDLAMRQRSYFRPAMQALIRFLSERRLRQRAEELTGYDPSPAGQIRFAA; encoded by the coding sequence CTGCACCAAGGTGACCGGGAAGTGGCTGTTTCCCCGCCACGAGCTCGATCTCTGGGTGCTATCAGGACTGGCGCGTCCGGCCGGCATGCTGACCGCGGAGCCGCCGCCGGTCGTCGGCGGCAGCCAGGACGAGCTTCTCGATTGGAGCCTGCGCGAATCCGGCTCCGGCCTCGGCTCGATGAGCGAGGGCAGCGTGCGCGGGCTCGAGCGCCTGCAACGCGACGAGGTGATGGCAGTCGCGGTGCACTTCCACAGTCTCGATGCCTCCGGCAATCTCGCCTCCGACGCCAGCGTCACGGCGCTGCGGGACGCGCCGGATCTGCATGATGCGGTGTTGGTGGCGTTCGTGCGGCGCGAGCAAGGGCTCGTGCTGCCGCCGGGCAATCCGAAGCGGCTGCGCGGCCTCTCCGACGTGCTCGCGCTCGGCGCCAGGATGGCGATGCGACAGCAGGGCACCGGCGCGCAGATGCTGCTCGACATGTTGCTCACGCGCGCGGGCGCCTCCGCGCGGGATCTGCGCCGCGTGGACCCGCCGGCCCTCACGGGGCCTGATCTCGCCGAGATCGTCCGCGCCGGACAAGCCGATTGCGGGGTCGCGACGCGCGCCGCGGCGCGCTCGGCCGGCCTCGATTTCGTGCCGCTGGTCTGGGAGAATTTTGACCTCGCGATGCGGCAGCGCAGTTATTTCCGCCCCGCCATGCAGGCCCTGATCCGGTTCCTCAGCGAACGGCGGCTGCGGCAGCGCGCCGAGGAGCTGACCGGCTACGATCCCTCGCCGGCAGGACAGATCCGCTTCGCAGCCTGA